The DNA segment CAACCAACAGCGTTCACGCCCCCGGTGACAGCGACCTGGCCATAACGGTCGGCAACTACTGGGAGAGCGAGAGGTGGGAGCTTCTCTACGGCCTGCCGGGGGTTATGAACGGTCCGGCCATGAGTTCCAGCAGGGGACCGAGGATGGACGGTCTCCTCGACCCGGACGTGATGGCCCCTGGAACTGCCATATTCTCAAGCCTTCCGATGTGGTACACGGTTCTCTACGGAAACCCGTACAGGTACTACGGATTCTGGAGCGGCACATCAATGGCCACCCCGCACGTCAGCGGTGCAGTTGCCCTCATGATAAGCTATGCCAAGCAGCACAACATCACCTACAACCCGATAATGATCAAGCGCGCCCTTGAGCTCAGCGCCAAGCCCACGAACCAGACCATGATAGACCAGGGCTTTGGCCTCATACAGGTCGACAAGGCCATAGCCAAACTCGAAGAGCTCAGCCAGGAACCGACCAATTACCTCTTCGCGGGCACGACCTTCACCAGCTTCAAGAACCCGATTGAGCAGCCAGTAATACCAACTGCGACGTTGAGCTCAATATATTCTTGGGGAGTGGGCTACTTCCAGTACATGTTCGGCTATCCGTACCTCTACAGAGGAGTCTACATAAGGGACGAGTATCCGGGCAGCGTCCCGATATACTTCTCGCCGATGACGTACGAGCCCGGATGGGGCCTCTGGTACGTCTTCGAGAACAAGACCTACAAGATAAGCACCAACGTTGACTGGATCATGCCGAACACTACCGAGGTCACCATACACGGCGCTAATGCCATGTACATAAGCGACCTCATCGGACAGTTCTCCATCAACATCGACTACTCCAAGCTCCAGAAGAGCGGCACCTACGTGGGTCTGATTTACATCGACGACCCGGACACCAGCTACATCGATGGTTATGTCGCAGTGACCGTTGACATACCCGCAAACAAGAACGGCGGGACCAGCGCCAAGATCACCGACACCGGCAAACCGGGTGAGGCCAAGCACTACTTCTTCGAGGTGCCGAGGGGCACAAAGGAACTCCGCGTTACCCTCCGCGTCCCGACGGATGCCAACGGCACCCCAATGGGCAGGGTCAAGCTCGTCATCGCGAGGCCAATGGGCGGTGTTGTCTACGACGGAGTGCCCGGATACTACTACGTCGGCCCAGGAGGACCGCTTGAGTACACGTGGGTGGTAGAGAATCCGGTTGAGGGCGTCTGGGAGATAACGGCCTACGTCAGCGTCAGCTCCTACGCCAGGACCGGCTACGAGGATGCCCACTATGAGATCGAAGTGAGCGCTGCGTCCGTTTCAATAACACCTGAGATCATCAAGAAAGACGTCCCGTCTCCGGCAAACGTCAGCGTTGGGGCCAAGGTGGAGAACAACTACGGCGACTTCAACGCCGTTGCTGTTGGATACGGCCTTGGAAGGCTTGACCAAGCATATGCAATGGTCAGGAACGTCAGCCAGGACGACTGGGATGTCATCGGGGCTTTCTATGTTGACCCAACCACATACTTCATCAGGTTTGGAATTACCGAGCCCGAAGACCCAACTGCTGACCTTGACCTGTATGTGCTGTACTTCCCAACGCTGAATGACCTCCTCAACTTCGCGAACTATACGGTCTACTACGACCAGATAGGCCCGACCAGCGATGAGGTCTTCGAAAAGTTCATGCCCGAGACGGGATACTACCTGATAATGGTCTACGGATACGACACAAGGAGCTACAACCCGATCCACTACACCTTCTACTACCAGGTGCTCGGCGACAACGGTGATGTGGCGGTCGACAGCACCCCGTTTGCATTTGGCACGGGTACCTCAGAATCCATCGGCGCTAAAGTGGACCTTTCGGCTCCAGGCACTTACCTCGGAGTGCTCGGACTCCTCAACGCAGACACTGGGGAGACTATGACCTACGCGCCGATGCTGTTCCAGGTAGGCATGCCCGAGATGTACGTGGTAGTGTATCCGGAAGCCACCCTCGGAAAGCAGTCAGTGCTCAAGATAAGGCTCCTCGACCTTGCGACGATGGAGAGGATAAACACTCCGGCAAAGGTCGTCGTGAACGGCAGGGAGTACTACACGGACAACGGTGAAGTCGAGGTGTACTTCACACCCCTCCACATGGAGCAGACGTTCAACATTCAGGTCTTCAGCGACTACTACCAGGACACCTCCAAGGAGGTGACGGTTAAGGTCAAGGAGCTTGCGGAGAACAAGGTTTACTCCGCCACCCAGGTATCACCCTACGTCGCGGTTGGACTCGGTACAGTCACGGGCTACCACGACACGGGTACGAGCATAGACCTGACGGTTGAGGGTCCGAGCGGAACGACCGGTTACGTCCTCGTAACACTGCCGGTCGATACCCAGTACGTCGACGTTAAGGGCGACCATGTGATCAGCTACTACATCCTTGACGGTAAGAACGCGAAGTACGCCGTGCTGAAGGTCAAGTACGCCTCACCGGTAACTCTGACGATTGAATACAAGACCTCCCGCTGGATCGTCAGCACCTGGAACTACGTCTGGTACATGCTCTACTGGAGGTACGACCAGAAGTTCGACCCGCTCTACCAGAAGGCGGTTGAGCTCGGCGTCGACAATGAGACCCTCCAGGAGGCCATGCACTACAAGCAGCTCGCCGACCAGTACTATGCTGAGGCCGAGAAGTACCTGACTCCGGGCAGGGACAACCTCGCAATAGCTGCACTGCCCAACATCCGCAAGGCCTACCTGAACATCCTCAAAGCATACACCATCCTTGAGAAGGCCGTCAAGGAGATTGAAGCCCAGGGCTGATGCCCTTCTCCCTTCTTCTCCATTTACCCAACCCTTTTAAACCCTCAGGCGTTTTTCCCTCCGGTGTCGCTCAATGATATACGTCAAAGTCTACAGAGTTCAGGGGGAAGTTCTCCTAGCGGCCTGCGATGAGGAGCTCCTCGGAAAAACTTTCAGGGAAGGCGAGCTGAAGCTCGAAGTGAAGGAGCGCTTTTACAGGGGAGAACTGGTTGACGAGGATGCCCTGGGGGCCATGCTGGAAGAGGCGACCATCGCCAACCTCACTGGCGAGCGATGCGTCAGAAAAGCGATAGAACTGGGCTACATTGACGAGACGAGGGTGCTCAGGATTCAGGGTGTTCCCCACGCCCAGATGGCGAAGCTCTTTCTCTGAGATTAGGTTTTTAAACTCCCTTCCTCACTCCCTTCCGGTGAGAGGAATGAGCGAGAGGTTCTGTTACCGGTGTGGGATAAGCGAGAGTGAGGGGGGCCCGCTCATAGAGGGGCTCTGTCAGGTCTGCTTCAGGAAGGAAAATCCCGTTCTGCTGATCGATGGCGAGATAAACACGGAGCTGTGTCAGAACTGCGGGAGCTATAAGAAGAGGGGCGTCTGGGTCGATCCCCATACTTATGAGCTTGATGAGCTGGTATTTGAAGTCGCTGAAAATGCGCTCCTTGAGGTGATAGGAGACTCTCTCGATGAACGGGTGAGGGAGTTTGGGATAATTTCCCCCGAAGAGCTTGAGGAGATTGAGGAACTCTCCGCTGGGAGAGCCGTCATAGCTTTCCAGCCCGTTGACTGGCACATCGAATACTTTCCGGCGATAATAACGTACGAGATCCGCGTTAAGGCCAGACTGCACGAGCTCCAGTACGAGCTTCACGACGAGGTAAAATACGTCACCGTCTACGTCCGCCAGACCGTCTGTCCTCGCTGTTCTAGGTTCCTTGGTGGTTATTTCGAGGCAATACTTCAGGTTCGTGCCGAAGACAGGCCGCTGACGGAGGAGGAGCGGAAGGTTATAGGGAAGCTCGTCGAGGAGAAGGTGGACGAGATAATGAGGAAAGACAGAATGGGGTTCATCCAGGACACCATCGAAAAGGAGGAGGGGCTTGATTTCTACATGGGCTCGACTTCTTCGGCAAGAAAGCTCGCCCAGGCGATAAAGGAGAAATTTGGGGGAACGATAAGTGAGGCCTACGAACTCGTCGGCCTTGACAGGCAGACCAGCAGGGAGGTCTACCGCACCAGCGTGAGCATCAGGATTCCAAAGTTTCAGAAGGGGGACATAGTGGCTGATAAGCGCGGCAACGTCTACGAAGTCGAACGCGTGGACGGGAAGGGTCTCTCCCTCAGGAACCTCTCCACCCGTGAGAGCGAACACCGTGACTGGAAGACGGTGAAGCGGGAGGGCATAGATACCGTGGAGAGCGAGAAGAGCGAGGCCATGGTCACGAGTATAACTCCGACCGAGATTCAGCTCATGGACATGAAGACCTACGAGACGTACGAGCTGGAGAAGCCGGACATGGATCTAAGGGAGGGGGAGATATACCGCATTGTGGAGGTCAGGGGCAGGAAGTACCTCCTGGACAGGAAGGAATGACCCGTTTCTGCACATCAACCTTTTTAACCTTTGGTTTTGAACCCTTCTCGGTGATGGAGAATGAGAAAAACGATAGTTATCATAGGCGGTGGAGCGGCCGGAATGAGTGCCGCGTCCCGCGTCAAGAGGCTCAAACCTGAGTGGGACGTAAAGGTCTTCGAGGCAACGGAATGGGTCAGCCACGCTCCCTGCGGTGTGCCCTACGTGGTCGAGGGCATCTCGCCAAAGGAGAAGCTCATGCACTATCCTCCGGAGGTCTTCATCAAGAAGCGCGGCATAGACCTCCACATGAAGGCGGAGGTCGTAGAGGTGGAACAGGGAAGCGTCCGCGTCAGGGAGGAGGATGGGGAGCACACCTACGAGTGGGACTACCTAGTCTTCGCCAACGGTGCCTCTCCGAGCCTTCCAGAGATTGAGGGCTTTGGTCTGGAGGGTGTTTTTACGGCGGATTTGCCCCCGGATGCCGTTGCCATAACCGGGTACATGGAGAAGCACGACGTTAGGGACGTTGTTGTCATAGGCACAGGGTACATCGCCCTTGAAATGGCGGAGGCCTTCGTTGCGAGGGGCAAGAACGTTACCCTCATCGGCAGGAGTGAGAGGGTTCTGAGGAAAACCTTCGACAGGGAGATTACCGATATCGTAGAGGCGAAGCTGAAGGAGAACCTCAATCTCCGGCTGAATGAGAGCACCCTGCGCTTTGAGGGCAATGGAAAAGTCGAGAGAGTTATCACCGACGCCGGCGAATACAAAGCAGACATGGTTATTGTGGCGACGGGCATAAAGCCGAACACCGAGCTGGCCAGAGAGCTGGGCGTGAGGATAGGTGAAACCGGGGCTATATGGACGAACGAGAGGATGGAGACTAGCGTTGAAAATGTCTACGCTGCCGGTGACGTTGCCGAGACAAAGCATCTCATCACCGGCAGGCGCGTCTGGATGCCCCTCGCACCGGCCGGCAACAAGATGGGCTACGTCGCCGGAAGCAACATAGCAGGAAAGGATATCCACTTCCCGGGAGTGCTTGGAACGAGCATAACCAAGTTCCTTGACCTGGAGATTGGGAAGACCGGCCTAACTGAGGCCGAGGCTCTCAAAGAAGGCTACGACGTCAGAACCGCGTTCATAAAGGCCAGGACAAAGCCCCACTACTATCCGGGCGGAAGGGAGATATGGCTCAAGGGCGTCGTCGACAACGAGACCGGCAGACTCCTCGGTGTCCAGGCGGTCGGTGCCGAGATACTGCCGAGAATAGACAGCGCCGCCGCCATGCTGACGGCGGGCTTCACAACGAAGGACGTTTTCTTCACCGACCTGGCATACGCACCGCCCTTCGCTCCGGTGTGGGATCCGCTTATCGTCCTCGCCAGGGTTCTCAAGTTCTGACCTTTCTTCATTTTCTCAGCAGGGCTATGCTCCCACCGAGCAGGGCAAGTCCGAGTCCAAACGTCGCCCCAAATCCGGCCGATGATATGAGCGCACCGCTTATTGCGCTCCCGGTTATGTATCCAGCAGAGCTTATCACGTTGTACGTACCCATGGCACTGCCCTTCTCCTTTTCTCCGGCTTTTTCGCTCACTATGGCCGTTGAAGAGACGCTGATGAATGTCCAGGAGTAGCCAGCGAGGGCATATGAAGCAAAGGCAAGGGGTAGCAGTGCCGGTGAAAGGAAGATGCCCACCATTACCGCAATAAACGCCCCTGCACGGAGCATGAGGCCTTTCCTCAGGGTGCCCTCCCTGTTCCTCCCCATGCCCGCACCCACGCGGGTGTAGTTAAGGGCCGCTATCGCCGAGTTGGCTATCAGGGCCAGATAAATTATCTCACGGGAATAACCATTGTCCGAAAGGAGCACGGGCATCTGGGGGAAGTACAGTCCAGCGGCTATCCAGAACAGGAGGAAAGCCAGATAGAATCTCCCCAGGCCCTCCGGAAGGCTGAAGTTTGTGTGGAGTATAAAGGACGGCATGTATCTGGCCTTTTCAACAACGTAGTTTCCAAACGCCCTGATGGATTTTCTGTTGATATAGATGGGCACCTCGCGTATCATGCGCTCCCCCATAACGATCGATGGGACTCCCATCAGACCAAAGGTCAGGAACAGCTGGGGTATAGTCATAAACCTGGACAGCCCAAACCCCAGTACAAGGCCGAGGACCCATCCCCATCCGCTTACCTCGTTAAACTTTCCTATGCCGTAGTCCCAGCTGTGCTTTCTGACGCTTCTAAGAACCAAGGCTATGGGTACCGAAAGGGTCGATGCAAGAAAGAACGCGTAGGCCGTGTTTACCGCAATGAGCTGGGCGGGTGTTTTCGCCAGCGACATCAGGGTAAGGAATACCGGAACACTCGCAAAACCCAGCAGTATGAATGGCTTCCTCCTGAGGGTTCTGTCGCTCAGCCTGCCCCAGAATAAGGCGCCGAGCATAGAGGCCAAGCTCGCGAGGGCAAAGGCCAGACCAACGGTTGATGCATTACCTCCGAGTTCAAGGAGGTACAGACTAACCAGGGCGGAGCTTCCGCCGGTGGCCACCTTGAAGGGCACGAAGGAGTAGAACCACCTGGGCATCTTCGGGATATAGCGGTAGCGGTTTGCTACTGACGCGTTTCTCACCGCGACTGCTACCCTCTGACTCATTTTTCTCACCTTGAGGCCTCGGGGAGGCGGGTTCGGTTTAAAAAGGTTCCCGATTCAAAAGCGGCTTTAATGTATTTATGTGTTCATTCGACTTGTTCGGGGAGCTTTTCCCTGCCGGCGGAGACGTTGGTGGAATCCGCAAAGTAGAAAACCTTAATTATTCGGGAAACGAGTTTACCCGGGAGAGCCATGTGTGAGTACACCTACGAGAACGGGCAGAAGTGCAGGCTAAAACCGGTTGAGGGTTCAAAGTACTGTCCCCTCCATATCCCCTACGATGAGGGGGAGCGGCTTTTGGGTGAGGAGATAAAGAAGGTCAAGGAAGAGGCCTTCCTCAGAAGACTCAAGGCGGGTCAGACTTATTTTGAGGGAGTTTACCTGTACGACGTTAAAATCAGTGATTTCCGTGCCGAAAAGTCCATAGTCTTCAAGAACTCCCGCGTGAAGACGATACTCTTTGACTCGGCGAACGTTCCCGGGATAACATTCTACAACTCCCGGGTGGGCAGACTCGTTGTATTCGGGAGTGAGCTGGGGACGTTCCTCCTCCACGGTTCCCACGTCTTCGGCCTGAACCTGCTGAGGGTGAGGTTCTCCAACTCCGTGTATGTCAGGAATTCGAGCGTCCGCTACCTCATGATAAACTCCACCGAGTATGTCGGCGGAGGTGAGAAATGGGAGGAGGAGTACGGTGAGAAACGGGCCGTGGGCAGGATAGAGCTGAGCGGCCTGGAGAACGTGAGAAGGATTGGAATTAACGTCCGATATCCCCTTATGAGGAAGATACTGGAGGAGCACGGGATAAGGCCCTCTTCATCGTCCGAGAGGAGCGTTAAAGCCACCTCCCTTATTATGCGTGACATCCAATTTGACAGGGCGGCCAGGTTCAAAAGACAGGTGAGGTTGAGTATAAGGCGGTTCCACGGCAACCTCGTCCTTGAGAACCTTGACATCTTCGGGCACGCGGAGATCCTTGCCAGCTGGCTTAAGAATCCAGAGTTTGTTCATACGAGGGTCATGGGCAACATGATATTCCGCAGAGTCTCATTCAACGGAGACTTCGCTTGGAACTCGACTGTTCTGCCCAACATCCCGGTTGAACTCAGCGTTGAAGGATTCGTTGAGGTCGAGGGGTGCAGGTTCAACAGCCACCGCGCGGCGGAGGTGCTCTACCGCCTCGCAAGGATAAGCTGGGAGAGGAACGGGGACTTTGAGAGGGCCGACCGGTACTATTATCTGGAGATGGTGGAGAAAAGGCAGTCCCGCCTGGCCGGAAGGAGGAGGGGCATTAAAAGGCTTTTCCTCAAAATGGAGGCGCTCTTTGAGTGGCTTTTCGCGGACCTGACCTGCAAATACGGTACCGACTGGAAGAGGCCCATACTGATATGGCTTGGCGCGGTCAACGTCTTCTTCCCCCTGCTCTTCTTCCTGACCAAAAGCGTTGAGGGGTTGTCAGGGAGTATGAGCTTCCTCGACTACGAGTACTTCAGCGTTGTTACCGCAACCACCCTGGGCTATGGGGACTACCACCCGATAGGCGTCGGCAGGGTCATCGCCTCGGTGGAGGCTCTGTTCGGAATGTTCATGTGGGCGGTGTTCCTGACAGTCTTTGCGAGGAGGTACATGAGGTGAGAGGATGATAGGCCTTATAATCAACCCAATAGCCGGAATGGGCGGCAAGGTCGCACTCAAAGGCACCGACGGGGTCGTCGAAGAAGCGATTAGGAGGGGGGCCAGGCCTATTGCTCACGACCTTGTGAGGCTCTTTCTGGAGGAGCTCTCCCACTACGACGAGGCCGGTGGAATAAGGTTCATTACGGGCCCGGCCCCACTGGGAGAGGACGTTCTTAGGGAGTTTGACTTTGAGTTTGAGGTGATACGGCACAGGGAAATCGGCTACCGGGAAGTCGATGGGGTCAGGATACCGGACACGACCTCAGAAGATACCAGGGAGCTTGCGAGAAGGATGCGTGGAAGGGTTGATCTCCTCCTTTTTGCGGGCGGAGACGGAACGGCCAGGGATGTGGTTGGGGCAATCGATGAGAATCTTCCGATCCTTGGAATCCCTACGGGGGTTAAGATGTACTCCGGTGTCTTTGCCACCTCTCCGGAGGACGCGGCGAGGGTTCTGGTGGATTTTCTCCACGGGCGCGCCAGGCTGGAGGAGCGTGAGGTAAGGGATATAGATGAAGACGCCTACCGCCACGACGAGGTTAAAGCGAGGACCTACGGGAAGGCCATCGTCCCGGTTGTCGAGACCCTTGTGCAGGGCAGCAAGGAGAGGATTCCCCTCAGCGAGGAAGACGAGCTTGAGGCGATAGCTGAAGCCGTCGCCGAGGAAATCCTGGAGGACGATGGAATATACTTCCTTGGCTCCGGTTCGACGGTGAAGAGGATAAAGGACAGACTGGGAATAGAGGGAACCCTCCTCGGGGTTGACGTTGTTGAGGTTAGGGACGGCAAGGCCAGGCTCGTTGTTAGGGATGCCACTGAAAAGGACCTGCTCCGTTTTGCCGATAGAGGACCCAGGGTGGTTGTCACGGTTATAGGCGGTCTCGGGTTCCTTTTCGGGAGGGGGAATCAGCAGTTCTCAGCGGAGGTGTTGAGGAGGATTCCCCGGGAGGACATAATCGTCGTGGCAACACCTTCCAAGCTTGAAAACGGCCCGCTCAGGGTTTATACTGGGGATAGGGAGGTGGATAAAAAGCTCAGAGGGTATATCCGGGTTCGTGTGGGCCCCTGGATGGAGAGGCTCGTTAGGGTCGTTTAGGCATTTAAACCAGAAGCCGTTTATAGAACCTTCCCCTATTTCCAACCGGTGAACCCCATGAAGTACAGCCGTATAGCGGTTAGGCTCTTTGAGCGGGAGGGTGAGGACACCTTCTACGACCCCGCTTACCACGGGAGAACCCTCAAGATATTCGGCATGGATGAGTGGCCGGGAAAAGCGCTGAAGTACTTTGCGGATAGGTACCGGGAAATTGACTACGGGATCGTTATCTTCGACACGGAGGGAGAGTTTCCAGAGGAAGGTTTTGACACCATCATCCGGATAAGGGATGGCCAGGGAACGGGTCTCGACCCCATAGTCCTGGCTGAGAAAGGCCTTCTCGACGGCTACACCGCGGCAACGATAGTCCAGACGGTTTACGGGCTCGACAGAACCCTGACGGAAAGACTCTACGCCGATTTCCTTGCCGGAAAGGTGAAGAGCGTTCCAGAGGCAGTTAAGTCAGACGGAAAATACGCCGAGGTTATCCGGGAAAGCTACACTCTCCTGGACGAGGCATTCTATTCCGGAAGGCCCCCCGAGTTTGGAGATAACATTCTGGTGGAGCTGGGGGAGACCTACAGCATAACCCTTGCGGGTATAGCGTTTCTGGTTGTAAGTGCGGGGGTCAGGCACAGGAGGAGGACGATGATAGGGGTCAACGATGCGGCCGTTTTGGCGTACACCACAGCCGGCGGTGCCGCAATACCGCTCATAACGAGGCCCCTTCGGGCGAGGGTAACGATTCTCGCGACGCAGTACGCCATAGATTCTATAATGAACTTAGCCGGCCCGAGCCTGGTTCTCTACCACGACCCTGACACCCAGAGCGTCATCTACGAGACGAACGGCGTCCCACCGGGCCCGATGAGGAAGCACGTCCACAAGGGGGAGGCGGCCTTCATCTACCGCACTCCAGAAACGATAAACGTGGAGTGGGGGGAGCTGCCCCTTTGATTCACTTTTCCCGAACTACAGTCTTTCAAAGGAAAAGATGGAAATCACCTCAGGCTCCTCACCAGCTCCTCCATGACGCCGAGGAAAGTCTCGACCTCTTCAAGGCTGTTGTAGACGTGGAATGACGCTCTTACGGTGCCGTTTATTCCGAGCCTCTTCATAACAGGTAAAGCACAGTGGTGGCCACTCCTAACCATGATGTTGTGGTTGTCGAGAACCGCGGCAACGTCGTGGGGGTGAAGGCCGGGAACGTTGAAGCTCACGACACCGGCGTGTTTCTTCAGGTTCCTCGGCCCGTACCACGGAACTTCCAGCTCATCAAGCCCCTCTGTTATCCTCTTGACCAGCTTGTGCTCCTGTCTTTCGATCTTGTCTATCCCTATTTTCTCTATGTACCTTATTCCGGCGGCGAGACCTATCGCACCGCCTATGTTGGGCGTTCCTGCCTCGAACCTTTCGGGAGGCTCGGTCAGCTTGTAGCAGCACAGGTCAACATCCTCTATCGTCCCTCCGCCTATCAGTGGGGGCTCGAAAGTATCGAAGAACTCCTCGTTGATGTAGAGGACCCCAATTCCCGTGGGCCCCATCGGCCCCTTGTGGCCGGAAAGTCCGAGGAAGTCGGCGTTCATCTTCCTTACATCGACCTCCATGTGGCCGGTGCTCTGGGCGGCATCGACGACGAATATCGCTCCAGCTTCCTTGGCCATCTTGCCAAGCTCCTCGACCTCGTGGATAACGCCGAGGGCGTTGGAGACGTGCTGAACTGCTACAAGCTTTGCACCTTTAATCTTCCTCTCTGCGTCGCTCAAGTCCAGGTTGCCCTCGTCGTCGCCCTCGATGAACTCCAGCTTCAGGCCGAGCTTTTTCGCTAACCTCTGCCAGGGGAGCAGATCGGAGTGGTGCTCGTAGGGAGTCGTCACTATCCTGTCGCCGGGCTTGAAGATGTGCTCAAGGCCGAGGGCAACTAAATTGAGGCTCTCGCTCGTGTTCTTGGTGAATACTATCTCCTCGAACTTGGCGTTGAGGAAATCGGCAACCACCTTCCTGCTCTCCTCGTACTTGTGGGTTGCCATCTGGGAGAGCCTGTGTATTCCCCTGTGGACGTTGGCGCGGTACCTGAGGTAGTACTCGTCCATCGCCTCTATAACCGGCCTCGGCGTGAGCGAAGTGGCCGTGTTGTCGAAGTATATGACCTCTGAAGTCAGGGGTATGTCCTTCCTAACATCCTCCGGGATCCTCATGAAACCACCTCCAGAACTCCAGCACAGTCATATATCACACGGGCGATGGATTCGCCCGTCTTCGAGTCCTCCAGCAGTTTGATTATTATCTTGCCGCTTGGGTAGACGCTGACTTCGTAGCCTTCCATTTCAAGGATCAGCATCATCCCCGGCAGGAGCTTCTTTACCGTGTACCCCCTCTCCCTGAGACACTGCGCAGTTCTGGTCAGATCGACCTTCACCTGGCGCTCCCATGAATAGCCGCTTATGACGATGCCCTTCATCGTTACGCATGGTTTTGCGATTATCATGCTCTCACCGAGTAGAACTCGGGAGAAGACGATTTATAGCTTTCCCTAACCCAAGGTTAAGGACAAAAATGGGAAAACTCAGCAGACCCTCGGTACGGGGTCTCCAGCAGGTGGCTCAAGGAAGCGTTTTCCGCCTATGCCTGTCTCGACCAGAACTTTACCCCTATAGCGGTCTATGACCTCGCCTATTATGGCCGCGTTCTTGCCCTTCTCAGTGCGCCTCATAGCCTCCAGCGCTTCCTCCGCGTGCTCCCTTGGAACGACCATGACGACCTTGCCCTCGTTGGCCACATCGAAGGGGCTTATTCCGAGCATGTCGCTCGCCGCCCTGACCTCCGGCCTGACGGGGACATCGTTCTCCCTTATGAGTATACCGACGTCCGCTTTTCTGGCCATCTCATTGAGGGCGTTGCTCAGTCCGCCCCTCGTCGGATCCTTCATGGCATGGATGTTCTCCCAGCCTATTGCTTTGGCTACCGCCTCAACGACCTCCCATACCGGGGCCACGTCGCTCTCCAGCTCGGTCTCGAAGGCTATCCCCTCGCGGTGGCTCATCAGCGCTATCCCGTGGTCGCCAACGGTGCCGCTGACGAGGACGGTATCGCCGACCTTCGCCCCCGAGTCGGTTACCGGCCTCTCAGCGATTCCGATTCCAGCTGTTATGACGAAGATTCCTATCTCGTCCTCGACGACCTTGGTGTCGCCGGTGACTATGGGGACAGGCACTTCCTTGGCCGTTTCATCCATCGAGCGGAGGATTTTCTTCAGGTCTTCACCGTCGAACCCCTCGCCGATTATCATGGAGTTGGCCAGAGCGAGGGGCCTTGCTCCCATGACCGCTAGATCATTCACCGTCCCGCTGACTGAAAGACGGCCGATGTCTCCCCCCGGAAAGAAGAGCGGCCTCACTGTGTGCCCGTCTATCGTGAAGACGATGTGCTTATCTCCGAGGGGTATCGTCGCTCCATCGTCGAGGGCATCCAGCCCGATTCCTCCTGCGCTCTTGAGGGTCAATGTCCTCAGTATGACGTCCCTCAAGAGCTCCTCCATTATTTCTCCGCCTGCTCCGTGTTCGAGCTTTATTTTCTCCACCATACTCATTCCTCCAAAAAGCCTTTAGATGAGAGGTATTGCCTTGTGAATTCAAGGAACTCCTCGGCGTGCTTAATCTGTTGCAGAGACGTCTCCTCAGGGATGTCGTTCATTACAGAGTAGTCACCTACCTGTCTTACCTCAAAGGCAAGCGTGATGTAAGTAAAGAACCTGTAGGGAACTTCACCGGTCTTCACGAACTCCTTGCCAAGAAGAGCTATCAACGCCGAGTGCTTTGAGACGCTTATCCCCTTCGTTAGCAGAATCGCCTCAGCGCAGTAGAACATGGTATAATAAGCCCTCGAAACTGCGAAGTCGTACATGCCACTTTTGTGGAGTGTTCTCGCCGCTTCGAGACTTCTTTCTGCCTTATTAATCATCAACGGAATTCTCTCTTTCATATCCTGATCCCCTCGGTACTAACGTTCCATAT comes from the Thermococcus thioreducens genome and includes:
- the hypE gene encoding hydrogenase expression/formation protein HypE; this encodes MVEKIKLEHGAGGEIMEELLRDVILRTLTLKSAGGIGLDALDDGATIPLGDKHIVFTIDGHTVRPLFFPGGDIGRLSVSGTVNDLAVMGARPLALANSMIIGEGFDGEDLKKILRSMDETAKEVPVPIVTGDTKVVEDEIGIFVITAGIGIAERPVTDSGAKVGDTVLVSGTVGDHGIALMSHREGIAFETELESDVAPVWEVVEAVAKAIGWENIHAMKDPTRGGLSNALNEMARKADVGILIRENDVPVRPEVRAASDMLGISPFDVANEGKVVMVVPREHAEEALEAMRRTEKGKNAAIIGEVIDRYRGKVLVETGIGGKRFLEPPAGDPVPRVC
- a CDS encoding HEPN domain-containing protein, producing the protein MKERIPLMINKAERSLEAARTLHKSGMYDFAVSRAYYTMFYCAEAILLTKGISVSKHSALIALLGKEFVKTGEVPYRFFTYITLAFEVRQVGDYSVMNDIPEETSLQQIKHAEEFLEFTRQYLSSKGFLEE